From a region of the Candidatus Rokuibacteriota bacterium genome:
- a CDS encoding nucleotidyl transferase AbiEii/AbiGii toxin family protein translates to MPIRWHEEAPEELREAIRFTGEETGFAPRLIEKDYFCSVILEALAEADVPLIFKGGTCLAKVHSGFFRLSEDLDFSIPTAPDSTRGVRRRAIAPVKAIVDGLPNRVPGFELLVPLEGHNASTQYNATLGYRSLLVSGTETIQLEIGLREPTLTPPERAQVHTVVLHWVQGGALLETFPARCLTYAEAMAEKFRAALSRQEVAIRDFFDIDHAVRVAGLDVTGAELVRLLRAKLAVPGTGAVNVSPERLDDLRQQVDAQLRPVLRPREFAQFDVDRAFGIVRGVAEGLG, encoded by the coding sequence ATGCCGATCCGCTGGCACGAAGAGGCGCCGGAGGAGCTGCGCGAGGCGATCCGGTTCACCGGCGAGGAGACGGGATTCGCCCCACGCCTGATCGAGAAGGACTACTTCTGCAGCGTGATCCTCGAGGCCCTCGCGGAGGCCGATGTTCCGCTGATCTTCAAGGGTGGTACCTGCCTGGCCAAGGTACACTCGGGCTTCTTCCGGCTGAGCGAGGATCTCGACTTTAGCATTCCGACCGCGCCGGACTCGACACGGGGTGTTCGCAGGCGCGCCATCGCTCCGGTCAAGGCGATCGTTGATGGGCTTCCGAACAGAGTTCCCGGGTTCGAGCTGCTGGTTCCCCTCGAAGGCCACAACGCATCGACCCAGTACAACGCGACCCTCGGCTATCGCTCGCTCCTGGTCTCGGGAACCGAAACGATCCAGCTCGAGATCGGCCTGCGCGAACCGACTCTGACGCCACCCGAGCGCGCTCAGGTGCACACGGTGGTACTCCACTGGGTGCAGGGCGGCGCCCTCCTCGAGACGTTTCCGGCGCGGTGCCTGACGTACGCCGAGGCGATGGCCGAGAAGTTCCGCGCGGCTCTGTCGCGGCAGGAGGTGGCAATTCGCGACTTCTTCGACATCGACCACGCGGTGCGTGTCGCGGGGCTCGATGTTACCGGCGCGGAGCTCGTGCGGCTCCTGCGAGCCAAGCTCGCCGTGCCCGGCACCGGTGCGGTGAACGTCTCACCGGAGCGGTTGGACGACCTCCGGCAGCAGGTCGACGCGCAGCTGCGTCCGGTCCTGCGGCCCCGTGAGTTCGCTCAGTTCGACGTGGATCGCGCATTCGGGATCGTTCGCGGTGTGGCAGAAGGGCTCGGATAG
- a CDS encoding restriction endonuclease subunit S, which produces MGIKNITEDGQLDLSEIRHVSEEEYPRWTRRVTPQPGDVVFTYEATLHRYAIIPEGFRGCLGRRIALVRPNPGQADSRYLLYFFFSRNWRNVVESSVITGATVDRVPLEKFPNFPAALPRLDVQQRIAGVLSAYDDLIENNRRRMALLEEAARQLYREWFVRLRFPGHEHTRITKGVPEGWERGQLGELSEITMGQSPESKHYNEDGEGLPFHQGVSDFGDRFVTHRIYSTALNRVAEAGDILCSVRAPVGRLNVTLDKIVIGRGLAALRSKTGHQSLLLQQLRAHFFKEDLIGGGAIFASVTKKEFSAQALLEPPERLRRAFEEMTVPCDDQIRVLHLENQQLRAARDLLLPRLMSGEIAA; this is translated from the coding sequence TTGGGCATCAAGAACATCACTGAGGATGGCCAGCTAGATCTGTCGGAGATCCGTCACGTCTCCGAGGAGGAGTACCCGAGATGGACTCGGCGCGTAACTCCTCAGCCCGGTGACGTTGTCTTCACCTACGAAGCGACGCTTCATCGCTACGCCATCATCCCGGAAGGATTTCGCGGATGCCTGGGCCGACGGATAGCGCTCGTTCGTCCCAATCCGGGGCAGGCTGATAGCCGCTACCTCCTCTACTTCTTCTTCTCGCGTAACTGGCGGAACGTTGTTGAAAGCAGCGTGATCACCGGTGCAACCGTCGATCGTGTCCCGCTTGAGAAGTTCCCGAACTTCCCAGCCGCGTTGCCCAGGCTGGACGTCCAACAGCGGATCGCCGGCGTTCTCTCCGCTTACGACGACCTGATCGAGAACAACCGGCGGCGGATGGCGTTGCTGGAGGAGGCGGCGCGGCAGCTCTACCGCGAGTGGTTCGTCCGCCTCCGCTTCCCCGGGCACGAGCACACCCGCATCACCAAAGGCGTGCCGGAGGGGTGGGAGCGGGGGCAGCTTGGTGAGTTGTCCGAGATCACGATGGGGCAAAGCCCGGAGTCCAAGCACTATAACGAGGACGGTGAAGGTCTGCCGTTTCACCAAGGCGTCAGTGATTTCGGCGATCGGTTCGTAACCCACCGCATTTATTCGACTGCGCTGAATCGCGTCGCCGAGGCCGGCGACATTCTATGCAGCGTCCGGGCTCCCGTCGGTCGACTGAATGTCACGCTCGACAAGATCGTGATCGGCCGCGGTCTTGCTGCATTGCGGAGCAAGACCGGACACCAGTCCTTGCTGCTACAGCAACTTCGCGCGCACTTCTTCAAGGAGGATCTCATTGGCGGGGGCGCGATCTTCGCCTCTGTGACAAAGAAGGAATTCTCAGCGCAGGCGCTGCTGGAGCCTCCCGAGCGCCTGAGGCGGGCGTTTGAGGAGATGACGGTTCCCTGCGACGATCAAATCCGTGTGCTGCATCTCGAGAACCAGCAACTCCGCGCCGCCCGCGACCTGCTGCTACCGCGCCTGATGAGCGGGGAGATCGCGGCGTAG